A DNA window from Motilibacter aurantiacus contains the following coding sequences:
- a CDS encoding RsiG family protein, whose protein sequence is MTQPMEGGRRRIDRVLAPGYLDHLAERPLDEVRVLRRDAEQEESDLSYVRRLLQGRLDILRAEVSRRAGGGQEESEADFVTRLARTLTDSGPRSDQSHARVPHIDPSRVGEHRRRVEQIVADVGFSDLDALSDDELSGAISRLGAFEDEVSQSRRKVQEVVDACTAEIGRRYKDGAASVEDLLTGR, encoded by the coding sequence ATGACGCAGCCGATGGAGGGCGGTCGGCGCCGCATCGACCGCGTGCTCGCGCCCGGATACCTCGACCACCTGGCCGAGCGCCCGCTCGACGAGGTCCGCGTGCTGCGCCGCGACGCCGAGCAGGAGGAGTCCGACCTGTCGTACGTCCGCCGCCTCCTCCAGGGCCGGCTGGACATCCTGCGCGCGGAGGTCTCGCGCCGGGCCGGCGGCGGCCAGGAGGAGTCCGAGGCCGACTTCGTGACCCGGCTGGCCCGCACGCTGACCGACTCCGGCCCGCGCAGCGACCAGAGCCACGCCCGGGTGCCGCACATCGACCCTTCCCGGGTGGGCGAGCACCGGCGCCGGGTGGAGCAGATCGTGGCGGACGTCGGCTTCTCCGACCTCGACGCGCTCTCCGACGACGAGCTCAGCGGCGCGATCTCGCGGCTGGGCGCCTTCGAGGACGAGGTCTCCCAGTCCCGGCGCAAGGTGCAGGAGGTCGTCGACGCCTGCACGGCCGAGATCGGCCGCCGCTACAAGGACGGTGCCGCGTCCGTCGAGGACCTGCTCACCGGCCGCTGA
- a CDS encoding LacI family DNA-binding transcriptional regulator has translation MTTPGNRAGGARPHRPTLQEVADRAGVSLKTASRALNREPHVAEATGERVRRAADELGFRLNALARELRSGATSTTAGLVIGDVGNPYYSRIARGVEREMDARGLQLITSSTDDDPERERVAVAGLLERRVAALLVVPSSEDHRYLEGERAHGLPVVFLDRPAGHIDADTFVLDDRAGARAAVEHLLEAGHERIGLVGDFSRLSTHRARVAGHADAMQAAGVQGWETYVRADCHDLDAAARGASDLLSLPEPPTALFTTNNRCTTGALRAVAGLPDRPEIVGFDDFDLADVLGVTVVAHDPEEMGRLAARAALARLDGDDSPPRTVVLPTRLVVRSAPGAPATGRESLGVRSGGRPSLAVARPRDAAPLLGADAASG, from the coding sequence ATGACCACTCCCGGGAACCGCGCGGGCGGCGCACGCCCGCACCGCCCCACCCTGCAGGAAGTGGCCGACCGGGCCGGCGTCAGCCTCAAGACCGCGTCCCGGGCGTTGAATCGTGAGCCGCACGTCGCCGAGGCCACGGGCGAGCGCGTCCGCCGGGCCGCGGACGAGCTCGGCTTCCGGCTCAACGCGCTCGCCCGCGAGCTGCGCTCCGGTGCGACGTCCACCACCGCCGGACTCGTCATCGGCGACGTGGGCAACCCCTACTACTCGCGGATCGCGCGCGGCGTCGAGCGCGAGATGGACGCCCGCGGGCTCCAGCTCATCACCTCGAGCACGGACGACGACCCAGAGCGCGAGCGCGTCGCCGTCGCGGGGCTGCTCGAGCGCCGGGTCGCCGCGCTGCTCGTCGTCCCCTCCTCCGAGGACCACCGCTACCTCGAGGGCGAGCGCGCGCACGGGCTGCCGGTCGTCTTCCTCGACCGCCCCGCCGGGCACATCGACGCAGACACCTTCGTGCTCGACGACCGGGCCGGCGCGCGGGCCGCGGTCGAGCACCTGCTCGAGGCCGGCCACGAGCGCATCGGGCTGGTCGGGGACTTCTCCCGGCTGTCCACCCACCGCGCACGGGTGGCCGGCCACGCCGACGCGATGCAGGCCGCCGGCGTGCAGGGCTGGGAGACGTACGTCCGGGCCGACTGCCACGACCTCGACGCGGCCGCCCGGGGCGCGAGCGACCTGCTCTCGCTGCCCGAGCCGCCGACGGCCCTGTTCACCACGAACAACCGCTGCACCACCGGCGCGCTGCGCGCCGTCGCCGGCCTGCCCGACCGCCCCGAGATCGTGGGCTTCGACGACTTCGACCTGGCCGACGTGCTCGGGGTGACGGTCGTCGCCCACGACCCGGAGGAGATGGGGCGGCTGGCCGCCCGGGCCGCCCTCGCGCGGCTCGACGGGGACGACAGCCCGCCGCGCACCGTCGTGCTGCCGACGCGGCTGGTGGTTCGCTCGGCGCCGGGCGCGCCGGCGACCGGACGGGAGTCGCTCGGCGTGCGCAGCGGTGGCCGGCCGTCGCTGGCGGTGGCGCGGCCGCGTGACGCGGCCCCGCTGCTCGGGGCCGACGCGGCCTCCGGCTAG
- the arfB gene encoding alternative ribosome rescue aminoacyl-tRNA hydrolase ArfB has product MPPPAGDDLALRPGLVVPAAELSWRFSRSSGPGGQSVNTTDSRVELTYDLAASAALPAPLKARALQRLEGRLVDGAVVVVASEQRSQLRNREAARARLRDLLLEATAPPPRPRRATRPTRGSVERRLKAKKARSDVKRMRRGED; this is encoded by the coding sequence GTGCCGCCGCCCGCGGGGGACGACCTGGCCCTGCGCCCGGGGCTCGTGGTCCCCGCCGCCGAGCTGTCCTGGCGCTTCTCGCGCTCGTCCGGCCCGGGCGGGCAGTCGGTCAACACCACGGACAGCCGGGTGGAGCTGACGTACGACCTCGCGGCCAGCGCCGCCCTTCCGGCGCCGCTGAAGGCGCGGGCGCTGCAGCGGCTCGAGGGCAGGCTGGTCGACGGCGCGGTGGTCGTCGTGGCGAGCGAGCAGCGCTCCCAGCTGCGCAACCGCGAGGCCGCGCGCGCCCGGCTGCGCGACCTGCTGCTCGAGGCGACAGCCCCGCCGCCACGCCCGCGCCGGGCGACCCGTCCGACCCGGGGCTCGGTCGAGCGCCGGCTCAAGGCGAAGAAGGCCCGCTCGGACGTGAAGCGGATGCGGCGCGGCGAGGACTAG